A single Prochlorococcus marinus XMU1410 DNA region contains:
- a CDS encoding DMT family transporter → MKNIAKLEKKFNSLNKFNLVFASLFFSLMTLCVKIIDKRIPIYELVLFRSLLSLIITLFIINLKNINPWGKNRPLLVLRGVLGTLALVCIFYAIRNMPLSISTVIQYTYPIFISIFAGIFINEKITRNLIFALIIGWIGILVILNPSQLSNINVEIENISIFIAFLGAICTSLAYVTVKKLSFTEDVYVIIEYFPLVSFITLLPIVLVKWVTPNWKELIWIIGIGIFTQLGQTFLTIGLKNLPASEASTINYLQVLFGSTWGVLFFSEIININFFLGALLVLLGTIISSTKIGKRI, encoded by the coding sequence ATGAAAAATATAGCAAAATTAGAAAAAAAATTTAATTCATTGAATAAGTTTAATTTGGTATTTGCCTCATTATTCTTCAGTTTGATGACTTTGTGCGTAAAAATTATTGATAAAAGGATACCTATTTATGAATTAGTTTTATTCAGATCATTGTTAAGTTTAATAATTACATTATTCATAATTAATCTAAAAAATATAAATCCATGGGGTAAAAATAGACCATTACTTGTCTTAAGAGGTGTTTTAGGAACATTAGCTTTAGTTTGTATTTTTTATGCGATAAGAAATATGCCTCTTAGTATATCTACAGTCATTCAGTATACGTATCCTATTTTTATATCTATATTTGCTGGTATATTTATAAACGAAAAAATAACTCGGAATTTAATTTTTGCATTAATTATTGGCTGGATTGGAATATTAGTAATATTAAATCCAAGCCAATTATCAAATATAAACGTTGAGATTGAAAATATTTCGATTTTTATAGCATTTCTTGGTGCTATATGCACCTCGTTGGCTTACGTTACAGTTAAGAAACTTTCATTTACTGAAGATGTTTATGTAATTATTGAATATTTTCCACTTGTTTCTTTTATAACTCTATTACCAATTGTATTAGTCAAATGGGTTACCCCAAATTGGAAAGAATTAATTTGGATAATAGGGATTGGCATATTTACTCAATTAGGTCAGACTTTCTTAACTATAGGATTGAAAAATTTACCTGCTTCTGAAGCTTCAACAATAAACTATTTACAGGTTTTATTCGGATCTACTTGGGGAGTTTTGTTTTTTAGTGAGATAATAAACATAAATTTCTTTTTAGGCGCTCTACTCGTTTTATTAGGAACTATTATTTCTTCAACCAAAATAGGTAAAAGGATATAA
- the rpsO gene encoding 30S ribosomal protein S15 produces MSLDTAEKQQLIETHQVHPTDTGSVEVQVAMLSKRISKLSEHLQGNNHDFASRQGLLKMIGKRKRLLSYIKDKNVQRYQELVKKIGIRG; encoded by the coding sequence ATGTCTTTAGATACTGCAGAAAAACAGCAGCTGATTGAAACTCATCAAGTACATCCAACTGATACAGGTTCTGTAGAAGTTCAAGTAGCAATGCTTTCTAAAAGAATATCGAAATTAAGTGAACACCTTCAAGGAAACAATCATGATTTCGCTTCAAGGCAAGGATTATTAAAAATGATTGGTAAAAGGAAAAGATTACTATCTTACATAAAAGACAAAAACGTACAGAGATATCAAGAACTAGTAAAGAAAATTGGAATCAGAGGATGA
- a CDS encoding glycine zipper 2TM domain-containing protein, translated as MKLLLFAIFFFSPFLQANASTPKAATCTRKEYREEYIPGTQSSPGYVKNYVVDIEIPCGGEQAQKVDDNDCSEGSVIGGILGAGLALSSTRGKDRFWAVPAGGTAGALIGCQVDGG; from the coding sequence ATGAAATTACTTTTGTTTGCAATATTTTTCTTTTCTCCATTTCTCCAAGCAAACGCATCAACCCCAAAGGCTGCCACATGCACTAGAAAGGAATACAGAGAAGAATATATTCCTGGGACACAATCAAGTCCAGGTTACGTAAAAAATTATGTAGTTGATATAGAAATCCCTTGTGGAGGTGAGCAAGCACAAAAAGTTGATGATAATGATTGTAGTGAAGGTTCTGTTATCGGAGGTATTCTTGGTGCAGGATTAGCTCTTTCCTCCACTAGAGGAAAAGATAGATTTTGGGCAGTCCCAGCAGGAGGAACTGCAGGCGCACTAATTGGATGTCAAGTGGATGGTGGTTAA
- the ruvA gene encoding Holliday junction branch migration protein RuvA, which yields MISWISGDLVDFWQTNQKFFVLINCQGLGYEIQILESFFLKLKKNQISNKNITLWIKHIKKEDSDLLFGFTSKEQKNFFIEILSIRGVGSQISMAILNKFSINEVINAIKTQNKKLICSVPGIGQKMSDRLILELKSKLKSKFKSEILFEEEKSKDELEIKDPEIIKLMEDLQLTLQSLNYKNKEIKTILPIIIKEIDFFAKKENNLSFENLLKLAMNYLDKDSSNLAR from the coding sequence TTGATTAGTTGGATTAGTGGAGACCTAGTTGATTTTTGGCAAACTAATCAAAAGTTTTTTGTTTTAATTAATTGTCAAGGATTAGGATACGAAATACAAATACTAGAATCCTTCTTTCTCAAATTAAAAAAAAATCAGATATCAAATAAAAATATAACTCTTTGGATAAAACATATTAAGAAAGAAGATTCAGATTTATTATTTGGCTTTACATCAAAAGAACAAAAGAATTTCTTTATTGAAATTTTAAGTATCAGAGGTGTTGGATCTCAAATTAGTATGGCGATATTAAATAAATTTTCTATTAATGAAGTAATTAATGCAATAAAAACACAAAACAAAAAATTAATTTGTTCCGTACCTGGAATAGGACAAAAAATGAGTGATCGATTAATTTTAGAATTAAAAAGTAAATTAAAAAGTAAATTTAAAAGTGAAATTCTATTTGAAGAAGAAAAAAGCAAAGATGAATTAGAGATTAAGGATCCTGAAATTATTAAATTGATGGAGGACCTTCAGTTAACCCTTCAATCATTAAATTACAAAAATAAAGAAATAAAAACTATTTTGCCAATTATTATTAAAGAAATAGATTTTTTTGCAAAAAAAGAAAATAACTTATCATTTGAAAATCTATTGAAATTAGCTATGAATTATCTAGATAAGGATAGTAGTAATTTAGCTAGATGA
- a CDS encoding PAM68 family protein: MKKKQSKKKTQNKKKKNYSETTAFANLEKISDTVTIPKRSSSGIPKYVADRMARRIFFTAGIPTILGMSVFVVSYIIVTRNIAEIPPSSTIAISALFFLLGLAGLSFGILSASWDKEPGSFFGIENIPMNIQRAKAAFKPATQNFEDKS, translated from the coding sequence ATGAAAAAAAAGCAATCTAAAAAAAAGACACAAAATAAAAAGAAAAAAAATTATTCTGAGACTACTGCTTTTGCTAATCTTGAAAAAATATCTGATACTGTAACTATCCCAAAGCGATCCTCAAGTGGCATACCCAAATATGTTGCCGATAGAATGGCAAGAAGAATATTTTTTACAGCTGGAATACCGACAATATTAGGAATGTCTGTTTTTGTTGTTAGCTACATTATTGTTACAAGAAATATTGCTGAAATACCTCCTTCCTCAACAATTGCAATTTCAGCATTGTTTTTCTTATTAGGTCTAGCAGGATTGAGTTTTGGAATATTATCAGCTAGTTGGGATAAAGAGCCTGGATCTTTTTTTGGTATTGAAAATATTCCGATGAACATACAACGTGCAAAAGCTGCCTTCAAACCTGCCACTCAAAATTTTGAGGATAAAAGTTAA